From a single Raphanus sativus cultivar WK10039 chromosome 3, ASM80110v3, whole genome shotgun sequence genomic region:
- the LOC108844022 gene encoding pescadillo homolog translates to MPKHYRPAGKKKEGNAARYMTRSQALKSLQVNLNLFRRLCIVKGIFPREPKKKVKGNHHTYYHVKDISFLQHEPLLEKFREIKTYHKKVQKAKAKKNEELARLLLTRQPTYKLDRLIRERYPTFIDALRDLDDCLTMVHLFAVLPASDRENLEVKRVHNCRRLSHEWQAYISRTHALRKVFVSVKGIYYQAELEGQKITWLTPHAIQQVFTNDVDFGVLLTFLEFYETLLAFINFKLYHSLNVKYPPILDSRLEALAADLYALSRYIDASSRGMTVEPKVDASSSSQSNDRAESELRLAQLQHQLPSSEPGALMHLVADKEVEEDEETRACKSLFKDLKFFLSREVPRESLLFVLPAFGGMVSWEGEGAPFKEDDESITHHIIDKPSAGHMYLSREYVQPQWIYDCVNARIILPTEKYLVGRIPPPHLSPFVDNEAEGYVPDYAETIKRLQAAARNDVLPLPGVGKEDLEDPQNLLYAGVMSRAEEAEAAKTKKKMAQLEKQYHEELKKEVTGSAVDDVVAAAPMVEEGEGEESSVPDAAQIAQDTADMPTLMMSRNKRKLYDAMKMGQKKKNESVERIKQRKKNLKTDQ, encoded by the exons ATGCCGAAGCATTACAGACCAGCG GGGAAAAAGAAGGAAGGAAATGCGGCGAGGTATATGACCAGGTCGCAGGCACTTAAGAGTCTTCAAGTTAACTTAAACCTCTTCAG GAGACTATGTATTGTGAAAGGAATATTCCCCAGAGAACCGAAGAAGAAGGTGAAGGGAAACCACCACACTTACTACCATGTGAAGGACATTTCTTTCCTTCAGCACGAGCCTCTTCTCGAGAAGTTCAGGGAAATCAAAACCTACCACAAGAAGGTTCAGAAGGCCAAAGCCAAGAAGAACGAGGAGCTCGCGCGCCTTTTGCTTACCCGCCAACCTACTTACAAGCTTGATAGATTGATCCGTGAAAG GTATCCGACTTTCATCGATGCACTACGTGACTTGGATGACTGTCTTACGATGGTTCATCTTTTCGCGGTGTTGCCTGCTTCAGACAGGGAGAATCTTGAAGTTAAACGAGTTCACAACTGTAGAAG ATTGAGCCATGAGTGGCAAGCTTACATTTCTCGTACCCATGCACTACGGAAAGTGTTTGTCTCTGTTAAGGGCATATACTATCAG GCTGAATTAGAAGGTCAAAAGATCACTTGGTTGACCCCTCATGCAATACAACAAGTCTTCACTAACGATGTTGATTTTGGTGTTCTGCTAACCTTCTTGGAGTTCTATGAG ACTCTTCTTGCCTTTATAAACTTTAAGCTTTACCATTCTCTGAATGTGAAGTACCCGCCAATCCTTGATTCTCGGTTGGAGGCTTTGGCTGCTG ATCTCTATGCTCTGTCAAGATACATAGACGCTAGCTCCAGAGGCATGACTGTGGAACCCAAAGTCGATGCTTCCTCTAGCTCGCAGTCAAACGACCGTGCAGAGTCTGAGCTTAGACTCGCACAACTTCAGCACCAGCTACCTTCGAGTGAGCCTGGTGCGTTGATGCATCTCGTCGCAGATAAAGAGGTTGAAGAGGATGAAGAAACAAGGGCCTGCAAGTCACTCTTCAAGGATCTGAAGTTTTTCTTGAGCCGTGAG GTTCCAAGAGAGTCGCTGCTTTTTGTTCTTCCTGCTTTCGGTGGGATGGTGTCTTGGGAAGGAGAAGGTGCGCCTTTCAAGGAGGATGATGAGAGTATCACACATCAT ATCATTGATAAGCCAAGCGCGGGTCATATGTATCTTTCAAGGGAATATGTTCAACCACAGTGGATCTATGATTGTGTCAATGCCCGCATAATCTTACCAACGGAGAAGTATTTGGTCGGAAG GATTCCACCGCCGCATTTGTCACCATTTGTGGACAACGAAGCAGAAGGATACGTTCCTGATTATGCCGAAACCATTAAGAGGCTACAAGCAGCTGCAAGAAACGATGTTCTTCCGTTGCCAGGTGTTGGCAAAGAAGATCTCGAAGATCCTCAGAACTTGTTATACGCTGGTGTTATGAGCCGCGCTGAGGAAGCTGAAGCTGCTAAAACCAAGAAGAAG ATGGCACAGCTGGAGAAGCAGTACCATGAAGAGCTGAAAAAGGAAGTGACGGGAAGTGCAGTTGATGATGTAGTAGCAGCAGCACCTATGGTGGAAGAAGGTGAGGGTGAAGAATCATCAGTTCCTGATGCAGCTCAAATTGCTCAAGATACTGCTGATATGCCGACATTGATGATGTCCCGCAACAAGAGGAAGCTCTACGATGCCATGAAG ATGgggcagaagaagaagaatgaaagTGTTGAGCGAATCAAGCAGCGCAAGAAAAACCTGAAAACTGATCAGTGA